A genomic window from Quercus lobata isolate SW786 chromosome 10, ValleyOak3.0 Primary Assembly, whole genome shotgun sequence includes:
- the LOC115964295 gene encoding uncharacterized protein LOC115964295, whose product MDAMSCALRKATRSQFLDKIERALMSSRFTRPPFNSYNGKTDPVEHVSHYIHMMSLHTRNDALMCKVFPSSLRATALRWFNGLRKGTVHSSAELIQEFGARFIMCSWVTQLVDVLLSMKMRVGETLRSYASQYWELYNEIGGGNKKIAANTFKMGLLEDS is encoded by the coding sequence ATGGATGCTATGAGCTGTGCCTTACGCAAAGCCACTCGGTCGCAGTTCTTGGACAAAATTGAACGAGCCCTAATGTCGAGCAGATTCACACGGCCACCATTTAACTCCTACAATGGGAAAACTGACCCGGTAGAGCACGTCAGTCATTATATCCATATGATGTCTCTACACACACGCAACGACgcattgatgtgtaaggtatttcCCTCAAGCCTCAGGGCCACGGCGTTGAGATGGTTTAATGGGTTGCGAAAAGGTACCGTTCACAGCTCTGCCGAGCTGATTCAGGAATTCGGTGCCCGGTTTATAATGTGCAGTTGGGTGACACAGTTGGTGGACGTGCTACTATCAATGAAGATGAGGGTCGGTGAAACCCTTCGCAGTTATGCCAGTCAGTATTGGGAGCTTTACAATGAGATTGGAGGGGGTAACAAGAAGATTGCAGCAAACACTTTTAAGATGGGGCTGCTTGAGGATTCCTGA
- the LOC115965356 gene encoding putative uncharacterized protein DDB_G0294196, producing MRSSEFMDKQITELSRSHSQDFSLFSNPHHHHHHNDDDDDDDDELSPTFRFHPIRPFASTQSHADDSESLISVIDRKMKELGENLMHAVEGISARLTQLENRTRRIENSVDDLKDSIESRHGSSDGKLRELHNILTQVQGGIQDLKDKQEIAEAQLQLAKLQMSKDNQQSQNKITTGQSNSAQEPLSSAPQQSHQPVPIPVASPQQLPALPFNVFPNVPLQNSSPTSPATAAQIPTQLSQNPIPSLLQPESYYSTPVHTQESTHQQYHLPPMQQPPPPPYQHYHPEPQLPPISQVSQPPQQHPSLGFVNPQVHCPSSHHPEEIPYMPSQSYPPSNHRSPQAPGIASPSQQYYLGSSQQMQDQPSRDPNFGFPSSSRHSQPPGHSHFYEHSYSGYPSHYNSSTMKPLQSGESSNSRLPTAQILPHALPISSSVDDGSSSSGTRDSIPTDDVVDKVVVMGFRRDLVRATVRKLTETGQSVDLNVVLDRMMNDGELESHGSRFGK from the exons atgaGATCGTCGGAGTTCATGGACAAGCAAATCACCGAATTGTCTCGATCTCATTCCCAAGATTTCTCCCTATTCTCAAACCctcaccaccatcaccaccacaacgacgacgacgacgacgatgaCGACGAGCTCTCTCCGACCTTCCGTTTCCACCCTATACGACCCTTCGCTTCGACTCAGTCACACGCCGATGATTCCGAGTCGTTGATTTCCGTGATCGATAGGAAGATGAAGGAGCTGGGTGAGAATCTAATGCACGCCGTGGAAGGAATCAGCGCGCGCCTCACTCAGCTCGAGAATCGAACGCGCCGCATCGAGAATTCCGTCGACGATTTGAAGGACTCGATTGAGTCTCGCCATGGCAGTTCTGATGGCAAGCTCAGAGAGCTCCATAATATTCTCACACAG GTTCAAGGTGGTATTCAAGATTTAAAGGATAAACAAGAGATAGCAGAGGCTCAGCTGCAGCTTGCAAAGCTTCAAATGTCGAAGGATAACCAGCAATCACAAAATAAGATCACAACTGGTCAAAGTAATTCAGCTCAAGAACCATTGTCATCTGCCCCTCAGCAAAGCCACCAACCAGTTCCAATTCCTGTTGCTTCTCCACAACAACTTCCTGCTCTCCCTTTTAATGTTTTTCCAAACGTACCTCTTCAAAATTCATCACCAACATCTCCAGCAACAGCTGCACAGATACCTACCCAATTATCCCAGAACCCGATCCCCTCTCTTCTTCAGCCTGAATCTTACTATTCAACACCTGTGCATACTCAAGAATCCACACATCAGCAATACCATCTGCCTCCAATGCAGcaaccacctccaccaccataTCAACATTATCACCCAGAACCTCAACTTCCTCCAATCTCCCAGGTATCACAGCCACCTCAACAGCACCCTTCTCTTGGCTTTGTTAATCCCCAAGTCCACTGTCCATCTAGCCATCATCCTGAAGAAATACCATACATGCCATCTCAAAGCTACCCGCCAAGCAATCACAGGTCCCCTCAAGCACCTGGCATTGCTTCCCCCTCCCAACAATATTATTTGGGTTCTTCCCAGCAGATGCAAGATCAACCCTCCCGTGATCCTAATTTTGGGTTCCCATCCAGTTCCAGGCATTCACAACCACCTGGGCATTCACATTTTTATGAGCATTCTTATAGTGGATATCCTTCCCATTACAACAGTTCAACAATGAAACCCTTGCAAAGTGGTGAAAGCAGCAACTCACGACTGCCAACTGCCCAGATACTACCGCATGCACTACCTATCTCCTCTAGTGTGGATGATGGATCCAGTTCTAGTGGGACTCGAGACAGCATACCAACCGATGATGTTGTTGACAAGGTTGTAGTGATGGGATTCCGAAGGGACTTGGTGAGAGCAACAGTAAGGAAATTGACAGAGACTGGGCAATCAGTGGATCTCAATGTGGTGCTTGATAGGATGATGAATGATGGGGAACTCGAGTCGCATGGTAGTAGGTTTGGCAAATAA
- the LOC115965333 gene encoding uncharacterized protein LOC115965333, with the protein MSNSKFSTTKSSPSLFSSSPPSSSTFSLPSSDEDSLPYQKFACILVRGSRMALEWYVFNISDDVEHNQAPPPPGPSPFLQAIFHPFSVNSHQQQHIKPAVIVPSGRKCSVLGSNNTLYHIPGHHLCASGRDDLVSRFDLTNTKKSRQEFLPPMPNGVSSAHALFLGNKLYCLGGYEENKPWAMAYDLSLDRWDSLVDPPRRPENTYNIFSVAIEVPTPTIVVGSTLQSCPLQIYDVHTKCWRLHEFINKDGFYLFPRGQPVAVDSKFYWYEFNYQCLAAFDVVTNE; encoded by the coding sequence ATGTCGAATTCCAAATTTTCAACAACGAAATCATCGCCCTCTTTGTTTTCGTCGTCTCCACCTTCTTCATCTACATTCTCACTACCATCGAGTGATGAAGATTCTCTTCCATACCAGAAATTTGCTTGTATTCTCGTACGAGGTTCTCGTATGGCTTTGGAGTGGTATGTCTTTAACATCTCCGACGATGTTGAGCACAATcaggctcctcctcctcctgGTCCTAGTCCGTTTCTACAAGCAATATTTCATCCTTTTAGTGTAAACTCTCACCAGCAGCAGCATATCAAACCTGCAGTTATTGTACCTTCAGGAAGGAAGTGTTCCGTTTTAGGATCCAACAATACTTTATACCATATACCTGGCCACCATCTTTGTGCTTCTGGACGCGACGATTTAGTGTCTCGCTTTGACCTTACCAATACCAAAAAATCTAGGCAAGAGTTTCTTCCTCCAATGCCTAATGGTGTGTCGTCAGCACATGCCCTCTTTCTTGGCAATAAGCTTTATTGCCTAGGTGGTTATGAAGAAAACAAACCTTGGGCCATGGCTTACGACTTGAGTCTTGATAGATGGGACTCTCTAGTGGATCCTCCTCGCCGTCCCGAAAAtacttataatattttttcagTAGCTATAGAGGTCCCAACCCCAACTATCGTGGTGGGTTCAACTTTGCAGTCTTGTCCTCTCCAAATCTATGATGTGCATACCAAGTGTTGGAGACTACATGAGTTTATAAACAAGGATGGCTTTTATCTTTTCCCTCGGGGACAACCTGTAGCTGTTGATAGCAAGTTTTATTGGTATGAATTCAACTATCAATGCCTAGCTGCATTTGATGTGGTCACAAACGAGTGA